A window of Numenius arquata chromosome 6, bNumArq3.hap1.1, whole genome shotgun sequence contains these coding sequences:
- the GREM1 gene encoding gremlin-1 isoform X1, whose protein sequence is MVRTLYAIGAVFLLMGFLLPAAEGRKRNRGSQGAIPPPDKDQPNDSEQMQTQQQSGSRHRERGKGTSMPAEEVLESSQEALHITERKYLKRDWCKTQPLKQTIHEEGCNSRTIINRFCYGQCNSFYIPRHVRKEEGSFQSCSFCKPKKFTTMTVTLNCPELQPPRKKKRITRVKECRCISIDLD, encoded by the coding sequence ATGGTCCGCACACTATATGCCATCGGCGCTGTGTTTCTTCTGATGGGATTTCTGCTACCggcagcagaaggaagaaagagaaaccgTGGATCTCAAGGTGCTATCCCTCCTCCTGACAAAGATCAGCCCAATGATTCAGAGCAAATGCAGACACAGCAGCAGTCAGGCTCTAGGCATCGAGAACGAGGAAAAGGCACCTCGATGCCTGCTGAAGAGGTGCTGGAGTCTAGTCAGGAGGCATTGCACATCACTGAGCGCAAATATCTAAAGCGGGATTGGTGTAAAACGCAACCCCTCAAACAAACTATCCACGAAGAAGGCTGCAACAGTCGTACCATCATCAACAGGTTCTGCTACGGCCAGTGCAATTCCTTCTACATCCCCAGGCACGTCCGTAAAGAGGAAGGCTCCTTCCAATCTTGTTCCTTCTGCAAGCCCAAGAAATTCACCACCATGACTGTTACACTCAATTGCCCTGAGCTTCAGCCcccaagaaagaagaagagaatCACCCGAGTTAAGGAATGCCGGTGTATATCTATTGACTTGGactaa
- the GREM1 gene encoding gremlin-1 isoform X3, protein MVRTLYAIGALHITERKYLKRDWCKTQPLKQTIHEEGCNSRTIINRFCYGQCNSFYIPRHVRKEEGSFQSCSFCKPKKFTTMTVTLNCPELQPPRKKKRITRVKECRCISIDLD, encoded by the exons ATGGTCCGCACACTATATGCCATCGGC GCATTGCACATCACTGAGCGCAAATATCTAAAGCGGGATTGGTGTAAAACGCAACCCCTCAAACAAACTATCCACGAAGAAGGCTGCAACAGTCGTACCATCATCAACAGGTTCTGCTACGGCCAGTGCAATTCCTTCTACATCCCCAGGCACGTCCGTAAAGAGGAAGGCTCCTTCCAATCTTGTTCCTTCTGCAAGCCCAAGAAATTCACCACCATGACTGTTACACTCAATTGCCCTGAGCTTCAGCCcccaagaaagaagaagagaatCACCCGAGTTAAGGAATGCCGGTGTATATCTATTGACTTGGactaa
- the GREM1 gene encoding gremlin-1 isoform X2 → MVRTLYAIGAVFLLMGFLLPAAEGRKRNRGSQGAIPPPDKDHQEALHITERKYLKRDWCKTQPLKQTIHEEGCNSRTIINRFCYGQCNSFYIPRHVRKEEGSFQSCSFCKPKKFTTMTVTLNCPELQPPRKKKRITRVKECRCISIDLD, encoded by the exons ATGGTCCGCACACTATATGCCATCGGCGCTGTGTTTCTTCTGATGGGATTTCTGCTACCggcagcagaaggaagaaagagaaaccgTGGATCTCAAGGTGCTATCCCTCCTCCTGACAAAGATCA TCAGGAGGCATTGCACATCACTGAGCGCAAATATCTAAAGCGGGATTGGTGTAAAACGCAACCCCTCAAACAAACTATCCACGAAGAAGGCTGCAACAGTCGTACCATCATCAACAGGTTCTGCTACGGCCAGTGCAATTCCTTCTACATCCCCAGGCACGTCCGTAAAGAGGAAGGCTCCTTCCAATCTTGTTCCTTCTGCAAGCCCAAGAAATTCACCACCATGACTGTTACACTCAATTGCCCTGAGCTTCAGCCcccaagaaagaagaagagaatCACCCGAGTTAAGGAATGCCGGTGTATATCTATTGACTTGGactaa